The following is a genomic window from Bacillus sp. V2I10.
CGCCAAATGTTTCCGCCGCCGACAACAACAGCTACTTCAACATCCAGTTCAGCAATTTCCTTTACTTGTTTAGCAATTGATTGAATAACGGCAGGCTTTATGCCAAAGCTGTCATTTCCAGCTAAAGCTTCACCGCTTAATTTAAGTACAATACGATTATATTTAGGTGTGCTCATAATGACCTCCAAGTCTTTTCCAATAGATCTAAGTACCGTGTAAATGATTTTTAAAAAGAGGGAACACAGATGTGTGTTCCCTGTCTTTCATTTACTCATTTTCTGCCGCAGGTTAAAGCCATGCTTTAGCCGGAGGAACAGACTTGATTATTTTTTGACTTGGTTCATAACTTCTTCAGCGAAATTATCCTGGCGTTTTTCAATGCCTTCGCCAACTTCGTAGCGAGTAAAGCTCTTCACTGAAGCGCCTTTAGATTCCACGAATTGTTTTACTTTTAAATCAGGGTTTTTAACGAAGCTTTGTTCAAGAAGGCAAATATCTTCGAAGAATTTGCCAAGACGGCCTTCAACCATTTTCTCTACGATGTTAGCAGGCTTGCCTTCATTTAGAGCTTGCTGTGATAATACTTCGCGCTCGCGAGTAACTTCTTCTTCACTTACAGCGTCGCGTCCGATGTATTTAGGGTTAACTGCAGCAACATGCATTGCAACATCTTTCGCAATTTCTTCTTCAGTTGTACCTTCAAGAACAGTTAATACAGCAATGCGTCCGCCCATGTGCAGGTAAGCACCAAATGCGTCACTGTCTGTTTTTGTAACAATTTCAAAGCGGCGAAGCGTGATTTTTTCACCAATTTTAGCGATTGCAGAATTAATGAAATCAGCAACTGTTGATCCGTTGTCCATTGTTTGAGTCATAGCTTCGTCAAGGTTTGCAGGTTTTTTAGCAAGCAAGTGTGAAGCAAGTGCATCAAGAAGTTCTTTGAAGCCTTCGTTTTTAGCTACGAAGTCAGTTTCTGAGTTTACTTCAAGGATAACAGCTTCATTGCCTTCAGACTTAACAAGTGCTAAGCCTTCTGCAGCAACGCGGTCTGCTTTCTTAGATGCAGAAGCGATTCCTTTTTCACGAAGGAAGTCAATTGCTTTTTCCATGTCACCATTTGTTTCTGTTAATGCTTTTTTGCAGTCCATCATGCCTGCACCTGTTTTTTCGCGTAGTTCTTTTACCATTTGAGCAGTAATTGCCATGAGAGTTTTCCTCCTTATTATGTGGCCGTCTTCGGCGATATGTATTATTTTCATTCATGAATGAATGCAGTTTACTTTAGCATATTTAAAGGGCGGCTTTTCCCGTTTGGAAAAAGCCTCTTTAAAAAAGGTGATAAAAGGCATTCCCCTCTTATCACCTTTGCTTTACCTAATTAAGCAGTTGTTTCTTCACCTTGTTTTGTTTCAAGAATTGCATCAGCAATTTTAGAAGTTAAAAGCTTAACTGCACGGATTGCATCATCATTTGCAGGGATAACGTAATCAATTTCATCAGGATCACAGTTTGTATCAACGATACCAACGATCGGGATGTTTAATTTACGTGCTTCAGCAACTGCAATACGCTCTTTGCGAGGGTCAATGATGAACAATGCATCAGGAAGACCTTTCATGTCTTTGATTCCGCCTAAGAATTTTTCAAGACGCTCAAGCTCTTTGTTAAGCTGAACAACTTCTTTCTTAGGAAGTACTTCGAAAGTGCCGTCTTCTTGCATTCTTTCAATGTCTTTCAGACGTTTGATGCGCTTTTGAATTGTTTCAAAGTTTGTTAACGTTCCGCCTAACCAGCGTTGGTTAACAAAGTACATGCCTGAACGCTCAGCTTCTTCTTTAACAGAATCTTGAGCTTGTTTTTTTGTACCAACGAAAAGAATTGTACCGCCGTTTGCAGCAAGTTCTTTCGTGAATTGGTAAGCTTCTTCAACCTTTTTAACTGTTTTTTGAAGGTCGATGATGTAAATGCCGTTACGCTCTGTGAAGATGTAACGTTTCATTTTAGGGTTCCAGCGGCGTGTTTGATGACCGAAGTGAACACCTGCTTCAAGTAATTGCTTCATTGAAATGACTGACATGATATTTCCTCCTAAATGGTTTTTGCTCCTCCGCACATATCATCTTTAGGCAAAACTGTTTAAAACAGCACCAATGCCCAAATCTATGGCGTGTGTATTAACACCAAAAATTAATATATCATAAGGACTGATCATAAGCAAGCAAAAATCGACTAGTTATGACGGAATTTAAGCAAAAGCTCAATTTCTGTTATTCCTTTTTTTAATTCTTTCGCTATTTCCTCAGAAGAATACCCTTTTTGATAAAGGGAAATAACCTTTTCCTCATCAGATTGAGGATGAACCGTTTCCTTGCTGCTCGAAAGCTCCAGGTGATCCTCATAATCTATCGCATGAACAGGAAAATCAGAATCTTCCGGTTCAGTCTCTGCTTTTTTAGAATGAGAGGTGTTTCTACCTATATTAATATCTTTCAGTCTTGACATCTTTATTTCGTTTATCAGTTTTTCGTTCTCATCTTTTAAGTCAATTAAATAAGCTGCAAGCGACTGCTCTGCTTCTTCAAGCATAGCCGCTTGTTTTTCCTCTGACTTTTTAACTGATTGATATCTTATATATAAAAGGGCAATTAAATAAAAACCTGCTGCATGAAGAATCATGCTGAAAACCAGTAAAACGGCTGTCATAAAATTTGTTCACTCACTTTTTTCAAGACGTATGGTGCGTTTTCATTAATGAATGATTTTTTCCAGTAAATTTCTTAATTTAAATAAAGCTTTAGAATGAATTTGAGAAATACGCGAGGTCGAAAGCCCCATCACCTGTCCGATTTCTGTAAGGGTCAGTTCTTCTTTATAAAATAAACTGACCACAAGCTGTTCTTTTTCAGAGAGGCCGACGATGACTTCACTTAATTGCTGAATCAGCTCATCTTTTACCATTTTTTCCACGGGTGATATAGATTTCTCATCTTTCAGGACCATTTTCGAATGGTGATCCTGTTCATCGTGATCGTGGTTTTGGTCGTCTATAGAAAGAACATTTGCAAAGAATCCTTCTTTCATAATGTGCGTCACTTCATCCTCAGACATTTCCAGGTCCTTTGCAACTTCGCCGGGCAGCACGTTCCGCAAATATTTTTGCTCAAGACGCTCTATACTTGCATCAACTTTTTTAGCTTTTTCTCTTGAGCTTCGCGGCAGCCAATCCTCTTTTCTGAGTCCGTCCAAAATGGCGCCTCTTATCCGAAATGACGCATATGTTTCAAATTTCAAATCCCTTTTGTAATCAAATTTTTCAAGGGCGTCATATAACCCGATCATTCCGATGCTTTTTAAATCATCTTTATTCACTGATTTTGGCAGACTCACTGAGATGCGCTGCACATGATAGCTTACAAGCGGTATGTATCTTTTGATCAGTGCATCGCACGCATCATTGTCACGGCAATGAATCCATTTGTCCCAATACTCTTGTTCTTCGATTTTTGCTGCTTGTATCATTTTTCTCCCCTTCTGATTTGTGATTTTAACTTCTGATGTGTTTTTTATATCGTTTTCGATCCTTGATTGACAGTTCTTATATGCATCATGCAGGTGAAGGGATCGAATTCAATTGTTCTCCCGCTGCTTCCCCCCACATCCATGCTGACAACGGGAATACGCATTTGATGAAGCTGCTCGAGAATTGCTTCTACATTTCTTGGACCGATGCGCATCAAGCTGGTTGCTGACTGGAATTGAAACATTTGCGCGCCTCCTGCAAGCTTCGCTTTTAACAATCCGCGGCGTCCTCCGCTGGCAATCATTTGTCTGATAAGTTCTTTGACAGCGGTATCCGCATACTTAGAAGGATTTTGTATACCTGACTTGGCGAGGGCTGAATCAGGAAGCATAACATGCACCAACCCTGCTATTTTTCTGAACTCATCATAAAGTACAAGCCCCACACAAGAACCAAGGCCTGAGGTTCGAATCCATTTTGGCGGCTCTACTACATCTTTTACTGCTATTCCGACTTTTACAATCTCCACTATTTGAGTCATGCTTTATACCCCTATTGATTTGAAGAGCTTGTCAAAAGAGTCCGGGTCCGGCAAAAGGAAAAAATGACCTTGAATCACTTCTCTGCTCTCATTGCCGCTTTCTTCGATTGCTGTATCAATGACAATGGCATAATCACT
Proteins encoded in this region:
- the tsf gene encoding translation elongation factor Ts — encoded protein: MAITAQMVKELREKTGAGMMDCKKALTETNGDMEKAIDFLREKGIASASKKADRVAAEGLALVKSEGNEAVILEVNSETDFVAKNEGFKELLDALASHLLAKKPANLDEAMTQTMDNGSTVADFINSAIAKIGEKITLRRFEIVTKTDSDAFGAYLHMGGRIAVLTVLEGTTEEEIAKDVAMHVAAVNPKYIGRDAVSEEEVTREREVLSQQALNEGKPANIVEKMVEGRLGKFFEDICLLEQSFVKNPDLKVKQFVESKGASVKSFTRYEVGEGIEKRQDNFAEEVMNQVKK
- the rpsB gene encoding 30S ribosomal protein S2, which codes for MSVISMKQLLEAGVHFGHQTRRWNPKMKRYIFTERNGIYIIDLQKTVKKVEEAYQFTKELAANGGTILFVGTKKQAQDSVKEEAERSGMYFVNQRWLGGTLTNFETIQKRIKRLKDIERMQEDGTFEVLPKKEVVQLNKELERLEKFLGGIKDMKGLPDALFIIDPRKERIAVAEARKLNIPIVGIVDTNCDPDEIDYVIPANDDAIRAVKLLTSKIADAILETKQGEETTA
- a CDS encoding DUF6115 domain-containing protein, translating into MTAVLLVFSMILHAAGFYLIALLYIRYQSVKKSEEKQAAMLEEAEQSLAAYLIDLKDENEKLINEIKMSRLKDINIGRNTSHSKKAETEPEDSDFPVHAIDYEDHLELSSSKETVHPQSDEEKVISLYQKGYSSEEIAKELKKGITEIELLLKFRHN
- a CDS encoding FliA/WhiG family RNA polymerase sigma factor → MQAAKIEEQEYWDKWIHCRDNDACDALIKRYIPLVSYHVQRISVSLPKSVNKDDLKSIGMIGLYDALEKFDYKRDLKFETYASFRIRGAILDGLRKEDWLPRSSREKAKKVDASIERLEQKYLRNVLPGEVAKDLEMSEDEVTHIMKEGFFANVLSIDDQNHDHDEQDHHSKMVLKDEKSISPVEKMVKDELIQQLSEVIVGLSEKEQLVVSLFYKEELTLTEIGQVMGLSTSRISQIHSKALFKLRNLLEKIIH
- a CDS encoding chemotaxis protein CheD encodes the protein MTQIVEIVKVGIAVKDVVEPPKWIRTSGLGSCVGLVLYDEFRKIAGLVHVMLPDSALAKSGIQNPSKYADTAVKELIRQMIASGGRRGLLKAKLAGGAQMFQFQSATSLMRIGPRNVEAILEQLHQMRIPVVSMDVGGSSGRTIEFDPFTCMMHIRTVNQGSKTI